Proteins encoded together in one Bacteroidales bacterium window:
- a CDS encoding lamin tail domain-containing protein: MKRLITTIFLFGTLILNGQDTLRVMHHNLLNFGNFTDFCTLTNNNPEAKAAWMKSVIDYYLPDILTVNELSPDPFYHNLILNAVMNTSGRNYYQQALPTNFAGSEIINLLYFNSGKVGMASQDALATLPRDINVYKLYHKSPYLAQGADTTFIYCAVAHFKAGTTSSDQAQRAAAAEAVINYLTVNQITDPFLFMGDLNLYSNDEAAWNFLTSGSGDFRFSDPINMVGTWSQNPAFASVHTQSTRIQPGCGASGGMDDRFDFILCNPYLTSTSYPVNYTESSYTIAGQDGLRFQGSLVNPPNASLPSDMINALYNLSDHLPVMMDIVARTPQPAFLPDLFFSEYVEGTGNNKALEIFNPTFSSVDLSDYMIARYVNGSLNADTVGLAGMLQPGQTFVAVVDKRDPSGTGSNIQADPALQAVADTFLCPDQNINPTMYFNGNDAVALVRRTGEMVDLIGKIGENPGTGWTDDSLCAAGAFTSLCGATAWTTNHTMVRKFEAINGVRQNPPLFDVTLQWDTLPVNTFDSLGFHRSMANFTLPESWNYVQTMISHIITIPLDANPAFNNQPLMTGTFIGVFYTDGYQEKCAGNVQWNATGNIAIVAFGDDQLTPEKDGFNEGETILWKLFMPAENKEYDAEAIYLEIWPQHDGLFTSGGISALAGLTGIDVLTQQLSMPTGWSGISLPLNPKWPLLNDIFGDAISSVIYLSDGTSVYCPELNINEIVEWQEGTGYFIKNDEAYVLNVAGYALQSTAVELIAGWNILPVLSQCTVLTAEINTALNGKLEQIKEIAGIKVFWPENGIATLTEIQPGKAYFIKVNENTLFTFEECE, from the coding sequence ATGAAAAGGCTGATCACTACAATTTTTTTATTTGGGACGCTCATTCTAAACGGACAGGACACTCTGCGTGTGATGCACCATAACCTGCTGAATTTCGGGAATTTCACTGACTTTTGTACGCTGACCAATAACAACCCGGAGGCCAAGGCAGCGTGGATGAAATCGGTGATTGATTATTATCTGCCGGATATATTAACAGTGAACGAGTTAAGTCCTGATCCGTTTTATCACAACCTGATTCTGAACGCTGTAATGAACACTTCAGGCCGCAATTACTACCAGCAAGCACTGCCCACCAATTTTGCAGGATCAGAGATCATTAATTTGCTCTATTTTAACTCCGGTAAGGTTGGGATGGCAAGTCAGGACGCGCTGGCTACATTGCCGCGGGACATCAACGTTTATAAGCTTTACCACAAAAGTCCGTATCTTGCACAAGGCGCCGACACAACATTTATTTATTGCGCTGTTGCCCATTTCAAGGCAGGGACAACCTCCAGTGACCAGGCACAGCGGGCTGCAGCGGCGGAGGCAGTGATCAATTACCTGACGGTAAATCAAATCACCGATCCTTTTCTCTTTATGGGAGATCTGAATTTATATTCGAACGATGAAGCGGCCTGGAACTTTTTAACCAGCGGATCTGGTGATTTTCGCTTTTCCGATCCAATCAACATGGTCGGTACCTGGAGCCAGAATCCCGCATTTGCTTCTGTTCATACACAATCTACCCGCATTCAGCCGGGTTGTGGCGCAAGCGGGGGGATGGACGATCGTTTTGACTTTATTTTGTGCAATCCTTACTTGACTTCTACAAGCTATCCGGTAAATTATACCGAAAGCAGCTATACCATTGCCGGGCAGGACGGTCTGCGTTTCCAGGGGTCATTGGTCAATCCTCCAAATGCAAGCCTGCCATCAGACATGATCAACGCTTTGTACAATCTATCGGATCATCTGCCGGTAATGATGGACATTGTTGCCAGGACTCCACAACCGGCTTTTCTCCCCGATCTTTTCTTTTCCGAATATGTGGAAGGAACCGGCAATAACAAGGCATTGGAGATTTTCAACCCAACCTTTTCATCTGTAGACCTCTCGGATTATATGATCGCAAGATATGTAAATGGATCTTTAAACGCAGACACAGTGGGACTTGCCGGAATGTTACAACCGGGACAAACCTTTGTCGCAGTGGTTGACAAAAGAGACCCTTCCGGCACAGGGAGCAACATCCAGGCGGACCCGGCATTGCAGGCTGTCGCCGACACCTTCCTTTGCCCGGATCAAAACATCAACCCGACTATGTATTTTAATGGAAATGATGCCGTGGCGTTGGTTCGGCGAACTGGCGAAATGGTTGATCTGATCGGGAAAATCGGAGAGAATCCCGGTACTGGATGGACAGATGATTCGTTGTGTGCAGCAGGCGCTTTCACTTCACTTTGTGGCGCAACTGCCTGGACGACAAATCATACGATGGTCAGAAAGTTTGAGGCTATCAATGGGGTGCGGCAAAATCCGCCGTTGTTTGATGTGACGTTGCAGTGGGACACACTCCCCGTGAACACTTTCGACAGTCTTGGGTTTCACCGGAGCATGGCTAATTTTACCCTTCCTGAATCGTGGAACTATGTGCAAACCATGATTTCCCATATTATCACCATTCCCCTGGATGCCAACCCGGCATTCAACAATCAACCTCTTATGACGGGAACTTTTATCGGTGTTTTTTATACAGATGGATATCAGGAAAAATGCGCCGGTAATGTTCAGTGGAATGCAACCGGGAACATTGCGATAGTGGCTTTTGGAGACGATCAACTTACTCCTGAAAAAGATGGTTTTAATGAAGGTGAGACGATTTTGTGGAAACTTTTTATGCCGGCTGAAAATAAGGAATACGATGCTGAAGCAATTTATCTTGAAATATGGCCACAACATGACGGGTTGTTCACCTCCGGCGGAATATCGGCGCTGGCAGGTTTGACTGGTATCGATGTTTTGACCCAACAATTGTCCATGCCAACCGGGTGGTCGGGCATATCGCTCCCTTTAAATCCCAAATGGCCTTTATTGAATGATATTTTTGGTGATGCCATTTCCAGCGTCATTTACCTGAGTGATGGAACATCTGTTTATTGCCCTGAGTTAAACATCAACGAAATTGTCGAATGGCAGGAAGGAACAGGATATTTTATAAAAAATGATGAAGCATACGTTCTCAATGTAGCCGGTTATGCGCTGCAATCCACTGCGGTTGAGTTGATTGCCGGGTGGAATATTTTACCGGTTTTGAGCCAATGTACAGTATT
- a CDS encoding PEGA domain-containing protein — translation MRSVYFLIGLFFSAFPLLGQELRQMRLLGDAKKSDTEIVARRDLNGNLAAAIMVISDMDGFSYDAYDGVVGEVDTRPGMDIVYLHTNERVLEVYKSGYQPLRIILADYGIKLKPQEVWQIKVTGDPIPPLTIPVTIRIIPTATLTIDGQPAPAKGPYPLIAGEHQIVIEMEGYLTVEDTITVSDSQVFFEYILERSTDAELQIETLPSGASVYLDGSLIGISPVSLIYPVGNYNLHIVKEGYTIIENETIEVTSPKTQKLYKLEQYLYTENNNSTQASSNKKGKSVTEKQPSRFSIGGQAAYCMLFADELYTNTGTAYSGLSGSGASYSVFVSYGRLLIDGSWISRSLENEEDDGPDYVVFDLNTFSMSLNLLISNQRAMDSGWGLFLGFGAATLASTYEINYLSSGSLPDETVYFPKLLITGSISRNFKLYGSYSYYAAESPFHELQVGAMLGL, via the coding sequence ATGCGATCTGTTTACTTTCTGATTGGTTTATTTTTTTCTGCTTTCCCATTATTGGGTCAGGAGCTTCGCCAGATGAGGCTTTTAGGTGATGCCAAAAAATCGGATACCGAGATCGTAGCCCGTCGCGACCTCAATGGTAACCTTGCTGCAGCCATCATGGTGATCTCCGACATGGATGGTTTCAGCTACGATGCTTACGACGGCGTGGTGGGTGAAGTGGATACCCGTCCGGGGATGGACATCGTTTATCTGCATACCAATGAGCGGGTGCTTGAGGTTTACAAGAGCGGATACCAGCCATTAAGGATAATCCTAGCCGACTATGGCATCAAACTAAAACCACAGGAAGTCTGGCAAATTAAAGTGACCGGCGATCCAATTCCGCCGCTCACCATACCGGTAACCATCAGGATAATACCAACTGCCACCCTGACCATTGACGGACAGCCTGCTCCAGCCAAAGGACCTTATCCTCTTATTGCAGGAGAACATCAGATCGTGATCGAAATGGAAGGTTATCTTACTGTAGAAGATACCATCACCGTGAGTGATAGTCAGGTTTTCTTCGAGTATATACTGGAACGCAGCACCGATGCCGAATTGCAGATTGAAACGTTGCCTTCCGGCGCCTCCGTTTACCTGGATGGTTCCCTGATTGGAATAAGCCCGGTGTCGCTGATCTATCCTGTTGGTAATTATAATTTACATATTGTGAAAGAAGGTTATACAATCATCGAAAATGAAACGATTGAAGTAACCAGTCCAAAGACCCAAAAGCTTTACAAATTGGAACAATACCTTTATACAGAAAACAACAATTCAACTCAAGCTTCTTCAAACAAAAAGGGGAAATCAGTCACTGAAAAGCAACCTTCCAGGTTTTCAATTGGTGGTCAGGCTGCTTATTGTATGCTTTTTGCCGATGAACTATACACCAATACGGGAACAGCTTACAGCGGGTTGAGCGGCTCGGGCGCCTCCTATTCAGTGTTTGTTTCTTATGGACGGCTGTTAATAGATGGTAGTTGGATAAGTCGCTCATTAGAAAATGAGGAGGATGATGGACCCGATTATGTTGTTTTTGATCTTAACACCTTTTCGATGTCGCTGAACCTTTTAATTTCGAATCAAAGGGCCATGGATTCCGGTTGGGGACTATTCCTGGGATTTGGCGCTGCAACTCTTGCATCCACCTATGAGATCAACTACTTATCTTCCGGGAGTTTACCCGATGAAACCGTATATTTTCCAAAATTACTAATCACCGGATCCATCAGCAGGAACTTTAAACTCTACGGGTCCTACTCTTACTACGCAGCAGAATCACCTTTTCACGAATTACAGGTTGGGGCAATGCTGGGGTTATAA
- a CDS encoding serine hydrolase has protein sequence MKCSVYFSKVLVLIAFLLLMGNIVIAQQKSYDQKIAELEQYYTKALTDWEVPGMAIAIVKDGDIIFAKGFGVKNINTGEPVDSETLFPVASNTKAMTAAALAILVDRGLITWNDKVVDHIPYFQLYDPYVTANMTIRDLLTHRSGLETFSGDLLWYGANYSREEVIRRARHLKPAFGFRERFGYSNIMFMTAGEIVPAVTGDSWEEFIMTELIQPLGMKRTVLSTNDLVTMTNVATPHTDFNEKVIAIEYLNWDNMGPAGSVISSANDMSKWLLLQLNRGVWNDDTLFTPARSREMWSSQTVMNISSFAEVQWPSTTFKSYGLGWALNNYLGKKIVSHNGGYDGMISQTCMVPDENLGFVILTNKNSSLYFPLMYKTLDVFLGGEDNDWSAMILERVNNSKKRAEEQKAKLAEERVKESAPSLPLEDYTGSYSGELYGNAVVDLNGQILTVQFEPSPMFLGTLKHWHFDTFEITFENFPSLPSGFCTFILGHDGKVAELKIDVPNPDFDFTELEFKKIEK, from the coding sequence ATGAAATGCAGTGTTTATTTTTCTAAAGTCCTGGTTTTAATTGCTTTTCTGCTATTGATGGGCAATATCGTTATTGCTCAGCAGAAATCTTATGATCAAAAAATTGCCGAACTTGAACAATACTATACGAAAGCGCTTACCGACTGGGAGGTGCCCGGTATGGCCATTGCTATCGTTAAGGATGGCGACATCATTTTTGCCAAAGGATTCGGTGTAAAAAATATAAACACCGGGGAGCCGGTTGACAGTGAAACCCTGTTTCCTGTGGCCTCCAACACCAAAGCCATGACCGCTGCTGCTCTCGCCATCCTTGTTGACCGCGGCTTGATCACCTGGAATGATAAAGTGGTGGATCACATTCCATACTTCCAGCTCTACGATCCTTATGTCACCGCCAACATGACCATCCGCGACCTGCTCACCCATCGCTCGGGGCTGGAGACATTCAGTGGCGACCTGCTGTGGTATGGCGCCAACTATTCACGTGAAGAGGTCATTCGCAGGGCAAGGCATCTCAAGCCGGCTTTCGGTTTCAGGGAGCGATTCGGGTACTCCAACATCATGTTTATGACTGCCGGTGAGATTGTGCCTGCAGTGACCGGGGATAGCTGGGAAGAGTTCATCATGACAGAACTCATACAACCACTCGGGATGAAAAGAACCGTCCTTTCGACCAACGACCTGGTCACCATGACCAACGTGGCTACCCCACACACCGATTTCAACGAAAAGGTGATTGCCATTGAATACCTGAACTGGGACAATATGGGGCCGGCAGGCTCGGTGATCTCAAGCGCGAACGACATGTCGAAGTGGCTGTTGCTCCAGCTCAATCGTGGCGTGTGGAACGACGACACCCTCTTTACCCCTGCCCGAAGCCGGGAAATGTGGTCGTCACAAACCGTAATGAATATCTCCTCTTTTGCTGAAGTTCAATGGCCTTCAACCACTTTCAAATCCTACGGACTGGGTTGGGCGTTGAACAATTATCTTGGCAAAAAAATAGTGAGTCACAACGGCGGATATGATGGGATGATCTCTCAAACCTGCATGGTTCCGGATGAAAACCTTGGTTTTGTTATACTTACCAATAAAAATTCGAGCCTCTACTTCCCGTTGATGTACAAGACACTTGATGTATTCCTTGGGGGTGAAGACAACGATTGGAGCGCCATGATACTCGAACGGGTAAACAACAGCAAAAAGAGAGCAGAAGAGCAAAAGGCAAAACTTGCTGAAGAGCGTGTTAAAGAATCCGCTCCATCGCTGCCACTTGAAGATTATACCGGCAGCTACAGCGGAGAATTGTATGGAAATGCTGTTGTTGATCTCAACGGTCAAATACTGACTGTACAGTTTGAACCATCACCCATGTTTCTTGGTACACTGAAACACTGGCATTTCGACACCTTCGAGATCACTTTCGAAAATTTCCCGTCACTTCCATCAGGCTTTTGCACCTTTATCCTCGGTCATGACGGAAAAGTAGCTGAATTGAAAATCGATGTTCCCAATCCCGATTTTGATTTTACCGAACTTGAATTCAAGAAGATAGAGAAATAA
- a CDS encoding VanZ family protein, whose product MAKMIKTITTKYLFLAYFVVILLLVVLPLNTTESLNTITILQFRGDYFLHAIAFSGWALFGQLMNRKLVVWLILGIAFATLTEGLQYLLPYRAFNINDLIANTIGIISGFVVFIPVTRWVLKRKAKK is encoded by the coding sequence TTGGCAAAGATGATAAAAACCATTACCACAAAATACCTTTTCCTGGCTTATTTCGTCGTAATCCTGCTGCTGGTTGTACTTCCACTGAACACCACTGAATCCCTGAACACGATTACTATCCTTCAGTTCCGCGGAGATTATTTCCTCCATGCTATAGCGTTTTCGGGTTGGGCACTTTTCGGGCAACTGATGAATAGAAAACTGGTCGTCTGGCTTATACTCGGGATAGCATTTGCCACACTCACCGAAGGGTTGCAGTATCTTCTACCCTACCGTGCCTTTAATATCAATGATCTCATTGCCAATACCATTGGTATTATTTCCGGCTTTGTAGTCTTTATCCCTGTTACAAGGTGGGTGTTAAAACGTAAAGCCAAAAAGTAA
- the lpxB gene encoding lipid-A-disaccharide synthase — translation MKYYIIAGEASGDLHAANLMREITKLNPTALFRVWGGDRMRNEGGELVKHHRELAFMGFYEVLANLSTILYNFRFCKNDILTYRPDAIILIDYPGFNLRIAEFAHKHGIRVFYYISPQVWAWKKSRVRKIRKFVERLFVILPFEKDFYARHGVDVDFVGHPLLDAIENEKNNLTDPGTFRNHHLLDKRPIIALLPGSREQEISTMLPVMLSVKNDFPDYQFVVAGASAILEDFYKAFITDHSVRIIFNQTHDLLHNAAAALVTSGTATLETALMDVPQVVCYKGNWISFQIAKRIVNIKYISLVNLIMDKQVVTELIQDQMNPGMIKKELIEILGEPARSRIRSDYMLLREKLGFKGASALTAKLIVERMCQGC, via the coding sequence ATGAAGTACTACATCATTGCCGGTGAGGCTTCGGGCGACCTTCATGCTGCAAACCTGATGAGGGAAATTACCAAATTGAATCCTACAGCCCTTTTCAGGGTGTGGGGTGGCGACAGGATGAGAAACGAGGGGGGGGAACTCGTGAAGCACCACAGAGAATTGGCTTTTATGGGTTTTTATGAAGTACTGGCCAACCTCAGCACCATACTTTATAATTTCCGGTTCTGTAAAAATGATATTCTCACCTACCGGCCTGATGCAATCATTCTCATAGATTACCCCGGTTTTAACCTGAGGATTGCTGAATTTGCCCACAAACACGGAATCAGGGTCTTTTACTATATTTCACCACAGGTTTGGGCATGGAAGAAATCGCGGGTAAGGAAAATCCGCAAATTTGTCGAAAGATTGTTTGTTATTTTACCCTTCGAGAAGGATTTTTATGCCAGGCATGGCGTGGATGTTGACTTTGTCGGACATCCTTTGCTCGATGCCATCGAAAATGAAAAGAACAACCTTACAGATCCCGGAACCTTCAGAAATCATCATCTGCTCGACAAAAGGCCAATCATCGCCCTGCTGCCGGGCAGTCGTGAACAGGAAATTTCGACTATGCTTCCCGTTATGCTTTCGGTAAAAAATGATTTCCCTGACTACCAATTCGTTGTTGCGGGAGCATCTGCCATTTTGGAAGACTTTTACAAAGCGTTCATTACCGATCATTCAGTAAGGATCATTTTTAATCAAACCCATGATTTGTTGCACAATGCTGCTGCAGCCCTTGTCACTTCGGGCACAGCCACCCTCGAAACTGCGCTGATGGACGTTCCTCAGGTGGTTTGTTATAAAGGAAACTGGATCTCCTTTCAGATTGCCAAAAGGATAGTGAATATCAAATATATCTCCCTTGTCAACCTGATCATGGACAAGCAGGTGGTAACAGAACTTATCCAGGACCAAATGAACCCTGGTATGATCAAAAAGGAATTAATTGAAATACTCGGTGAACCCGCCCGCTCAAGGATCAGGTCTGATTACATGCTATTACGCGAAAAATTGGGGTTCAAGGGGGCTTCTGCACTGACAGCTAAATTGATTGTGGAGAGAATGTGTCAGGGATGTTGA